The following are encoded together in the Pedobacter sp. D749 genome:
- a CDS encoding stage II sporulation protein M, with amino-acid sequence MREALFVKQNSEKWQHYDSMRQANPDEVANQFIEITNDLAYSKTFYPNSKTTAYLNGLAAKLHQSVYKNKKEKSNRFIHFWKTELPLIFLAHRKQVFYALFFFLVSCAIGALSAKYDDTFVRLIMGDNYVNMTNENIAKGDPFGVYKQDNQFMMFLQIGSNNIFVALYTFVLGILFSFGSIVSLFRNGIMLGSFQYFFFSKGLGFQSVLVIWIHGTLEISAIVLAGAAGLILGNSFLFPKTYTRMASIQKGAKDGLKIVIGLIPIFIVAAFFESFVTRHTEMPLALSLLILLSSAVFMIWYVFIYPIKIQRKQVTLN; translated from the coding sequence ATGAGAGAAGCATTATTTGTTAAACAGAATTCGGAGAAATGGCAGCATTATGATTCCATGCGACAAGCCAATCCTGACGAAGTGGCCAATCAGTTTATCGAAATTACCAACGATCTTGCTTACTCAAAAACTTTTTATCCCAACTCGAAAACCACAGCTTATTTAAATGGTTTAGCAGCTAAACTGCACCAATCGGTTTATAAAAACAAAAAAGAGAAATCGAACCGCTTTATCCATTTCTGGAAAACAGAATTGCCTCTTATATTTTTAGCGCACCGGAAACAAGTATTTTATGCTTTGTTTTTTTTCCTGGTTTCCTGCGCCATCGGTGCCTTATCAGCCAAATACGACGATACCTTTGTCCGTTTAATTATGGGGGATAATTATGTGAATATGACCAATGAAAACATTGCCAAAGGCGATCCATTTGGTGTATATAAACAGGATAACCAGTTTATGATGTTTTTGCAGATAGGCTCTAACAACATCTTCGTTGCTTTATATACTTTTGTTTTGGGTATCTTATTTTCATTTGGTTCTATCGTTTCCCTATTCAGGAACGGAATTATGCTCGGCTCTTTCCAATATTTCTTTTTCAGTAAAGGCCTTGGATTTCAATCTGTTCTGGTGATCTGGATCCATGGCACACTCGAAATTTCCGCCATTGTGCTGGCTGGCGCGGCTGGTTTAATTTTAGGCAACAGCTTTTTATTTCCCAAAACCTACACCCGCATGGCATCCATACAAAAAGGGGCAAAAGATGGGTTAAAAATTGTAATCGGCCTGATTCCGATTTTTATTGTCGCTGCTTTTTTCGAAAGTTTTGTTACCCGCCATACCGAAATGCCGTTAGCGCTAAGCCTGTTGATATTGTTATCGTCAGCAGTATTTATGATATGGTATGTATTTATTTATCCTATTAAAATTCAACGTAAACAAGTCACACTAAATTAA
- a CDS encoding redoxin domain-containing protein: MKAIFFNLLLSVWASGAWAQGIQIKAGDQFPDILIKNLINSPVRSIQPGQKQDKIYILNLWGTWCSPCIPEMDMLAKLQSHNPASIQVIGISDEKPSRLQNYLTKKPSKVWLCSDTTGFFYKLFAFAYVGQSAIINAKGKVVALVRSDSINQQMIDRLVKGLAVKSSAEFKEKPVNNNSDIFAVDSTLIHSFTLRGYIKGQHSGSMRYTDKSAFDGRRITFTNASMASLYKDAYSIVSEKQLIYELPEKEVSDFDHKETLYSLDLLVKPEQKDSLMIILRSKLLVLLPVKARIEYRVMPVYVLISKNFNQKESNDVKLSYSFSGQGYDGQGATLANFADDYLSNEFSFPVVDETGLSKRYNIKTDVAMRNKEGILKSINDIGLDLVKQDRKMKVLVFYK; the protein is encoded by the coding sequence ATGAAAGCAATATTTTTTAATCTATTATTATCTGTATGGGCATCTGGTGCATGGGCACAGGGCATTCAGATCAAAGCCGGCGATCAATTTCCGGATATATTGATCAAAAATTTAATCAATTCGCCTGTCAGGTCTATTCAGCCTGGGCAAAAGCAGGATAAGATTTATATCTTAAACTTGTGGGGTACATGGTGTAGTCCATGCATTCCCGAAATGGATATGCTGGCTAAACTACAGTCGCATAATCCCGCAAGCATTCAGGTTATTGGTATTTCTGATGAAAAGCCTTCGAGGCTCCAAAATTACCTGACAAAAAAACCGTCGAAGGTTTGGCTCTGTAGTGATACCACGGGATTTTTTTACAAGCTGTTTGCCTTTGCGTATGTAGGGCAGAGTGCAATTATAAATGCTAAGGGTAAAGTTGTGGCCCTGGTTAGAAGCGATTCGATTAATCAACAAATGATTGATCGGTTAGTAAAAGGATTAGCCGTAAAATCTTCAGCAGAATTTAAAGAGAAACCGGTAAATAACAACAGTGATATTTTTGCTGTTGATTCTACTTTGATCCACAGTTTTACGCTGCGCGGTTATATAAAAGGCCAGCATTCGGGCAGTATGCGGTATACCGACAAAAGTGCTTTCGATGGTCGTAGGATTACCTTTACCAATGCTTCGATGGCTTCCTTGTATAAAGATGCTTATAGTATCGTTTCTGAAAAACAATTGATTTACGAACTCCCCGAAAAAGAAGTTTCCGACTTTGATCACAAGGAAACACTCTATTCTTTAGACTTACTGGTTAAGCCTGAACAAAAGGATAGTTTAATGATTATCCTACGAAGTAAACTTCTGGTATTACTCCCTGTAAAGGCGAGGATAGAATATCGGGTGATGCCTGTTTATGTGCTGATCAGTAAAAATTTTAACCAAAAAGAATCAAATGATGTAAAACTGAGTTATAGTTTTAGTGGACAAGGTTACGATGGGCAAGGTGCTACGTTAGCCAACTTTGCCGACGATTATCTGAGTAATGAATTTAGTTTCCCCGTTGTAGACGAAACAGGTTTATCAAAACGATACAATATCAAAACTGATGTAGCGATGAGAAATAAAGAAGGTATCCTGAAATCGATTAACGATATCGGATTAGACTTGGTTAAACAGGATCGAAAGATGAAAGTTCTGGTTTTTTACAAATAG
- a CDS encoding RDD family protein — protein MDSIRISTAQNIDIDYEIAGLGERIAARCIDLAGFLVIAVITMVVMGAVSIGISGSAGMIVLFVFIAIFAFYDLVCEITMDGQTLGKKALKIKVISIDGTQPTFSQYIFRWLFRMIDFGFPFGWGVVALVSVAVTKNHQRLGDILAKTTLIKTKPRTAFANVAFSFKLPEEYEPMFKEVLHLSDRDIELIHEVLTGYYQTGNADLIYTMAAKTKEHIVVTIPSGMNELQFLETVLKDYNHLTANMSI, from the coding sequence ATGGATAGCATCAGAATTAGCACTGCTCAAAATATTGATATTGATTATGAAATCGCCGGACTTGGAGAGCGCATCGCCGCAAGGTGTATTGACCTGGCCGGATTTCTGGTGATTGCTGTAATTACCATGGTAGTGATGGGCGCAGTTTCAATAGGTATATCGGGAAGTGCAGGTATGATTGTCCTGTTTGTTTTCATTGCAATATTTGCTTTTTACGACCTGGTTTGCGAGATCACGATGGATGGGCAAACATTGGGTAAAAAGGCGTTAAAAATAAAAGTAATCAGTATAGATGGCACCCAGCCAACTTTTAGTCAGTATATTTTTAGGTGGTTGTTCAGGATGATCGATTTTGGCTTCCCGTTTGGATGGGGAGTAGTGGCACTGGTATCTGTAGCGGTAACCAAAAACCACCAGCGTTTGGGCGATATATTGGCTAAAACCACATTGATTAAAACAAAACCACGTACAGCGTTTGCCAATGTCGCTTTTAGCTTTAAACTGCCTGAGGAATATGAACCAATGTTTAAAGAAGTATTACATTTAAGCGATCGTGATATAGAACTGATCCATGAAGTATTAACAGGTTATTACCAGACCGGAAATGCTGACCTGATTTATACGATGGCAGCCAAAACCAAAGAACATATTGTTGTAACCATCCCAAGTGGCATGAACGAGTTGCAGTTTTTAGAAACCGTATTAAAAGATTATAATCACCTTACAGCTAATATGAGTATTTAA
- a CDS encoding 4'-phosphopantetheinyl transferase superfamily protein gives MPIIYHKNIDQHSVLAIWKIEETEEELLAGLQLKQHEHDIISSLNSGKRLLHWLSTRLLLRTMLNTTEYIDCQFDEHGKPYLVNFDYHISLSHSYDYAAVMISKDHPVGIDIELIKHKIKSIKHKFLSDVELAQKQIGDNTDGLYVAWCAKEAIYKWHGKKGLEFKQHIHIKPFKLRNEGSLNALVELPAGTRELTINYFKTKDGYMLGYVASNS, from the coding sequence ATGCCAATAATTTACCACAAAAATATTGATCAGCATTCTGTTTTAGCAATTTGGAAAATTGAGGAAACAGAAGAAGAGTTGTTGGCCGGACTGCAGCTTAAGCAGCATGAACATGATATTATTTCATCATTAAACAGTGGCAAGCGGCTACTGCACTGGTTAAGTACGAGGCTGCTGTTGAGAACCATGTTGAATACAACAGAGTATATTGACTGCCAGTTTGATGAACATGGCAAACCCTATCTGGTTAATTTCGATTACCATATTTCATTAAGTCATTCTTATGATTATGCAGCCGTGATGATTAGCAAAGATCATCCTGTTGGCATTGATATTGAACTGATTAAACACAAAATAAAAAGCATTAAACACAAGTTCTTAAGTGATGTAGAACTTGCCCAAAAGCAAATCGGGGATAATACCGATGGCTTATACGTAGCATGGTGTGCTAAAGAGGCCATTTATAAGTGGCATGGCAAAAAAGGACTGGAGTTTAAACAGCATATCCATATTAAACCTTTTAAGTTAAGAAACGAAGGTTCATTAAATGCGTTGGTAGAATTGCCAGCCGGTACGCGGGAGTTAACCATTAATTACTTTAAAACAAAAGACGGTTACATGCTTGGCTATGTAGCCAGCAATTCTTAA
- the dcd gene encoding dCTP deaminase, translating to MILSDSRILEEIEKGTIIIEPFKRECLGTNSYDVHLGKYLATYKSRVLDAKAHNEIEHFEIPKDGYVLHPGTLYLGVTVEYTETHRHVPFLEGKSSTGRLGIDIHATAGKGDVGFCNTWTLEISVAQPVKIYAGMPIGQLIYFVVEGKIETMYNSKGNAKYNNKTTRPVESMMWKNKF from the coding sequence ATGATATTATCTGATAGCAGGATATTAGAGGAAATTGAGAAGGGAACAATCATCATTGAGCCTTTTAAGCGCGAATGTTTAGGAACCAACTCCTATGATGTTCATTTAGGGAAATATCTGGCTACATATAAAAGCCGCGTTCTTGATGCAAAGGCGCACAACGAAATCGAACATTTCGAAATTCCTAAAGATGGCTATGTGCTTCACCCGGGTACTTTATATCTTGGTGTTACCGTAGAATACACCGAAACACACAGGCACGTACCCTTTTTAGAAGGCAAAAGCAGCACCGGCCGTTTAGGTATCGATATCCATGCAACAGCAGGTAAAGGTGACGTTGGTTTTTGTAATACCTGGACATTGGAAATATCGGTAGCACAACCTGTAAAAATTTACGCCGGAATGCCTATCGGCCAATTGATTTATTTTGTTGTTGAAGGTAAAATTGAAACAATGTATAATTCAAAAGGTAACGCTAAGTACAACAATAAAACCACCAGGCCGGTAGAAAGCATGATGTGGAAGAATAAATTTTAA
- a CDS encoding superoxide dismutase family protein, which translates to MKKYLLSIAIAVLAFVSACTKTDKEIAQATLTETADNTKTIGTAKFYELSDGKIKMDIEMNFAARADSNVAVHFHEHGDCGNMGENTHGHWNPTKEAHGKWGSAAYHSGDIGNIMLDSKGHATLSVTTDRWSIKDGDVKNIIGRGIIVHGGTDDYTTQPTGNSGPRVGCGVIEAVK; encoded by the coding sequence ATGAAAAAATATCTTTTAAGCATAGCCATTGCAGTCCTTGCCTTTGTAAGCGCCTGTACCAAAACCGACAAAGAAATTGCCCAGGCAACATTAACCGAAACGGCTGATAATACCAAAACCATTGGAACAGCAAAATTTTACGAATTGAGCGATGGGAAAATTAAGATGGATATTGAGATGAATTTTGCTGCACGAGCTGATAGCAATGTTGCTGTCCACTTTCACGAGCATGGCGATTGCGGCAACATGGGCGAAAATACACATGGCCATTGGAATCCAACGAAGGAAGCACATGGAAAATGGGGATCTGCAGCTTACCACAGTGGCGATATCGGCAATATCATGTTGGATAGTAAAGGCCATGCCACACTTTCGGTTACTACCGATAGATGGAGTATAAAAGATGGCGATGTTAAAAATATTATCGGTAGGGGAATTATTGTACATGGCGGTACAGATGATTATACCACACAACCTACAGGCAACTCCGGACCACGAGTGGGCTGTGGTGTTATTGAAGCAGTGAAATAA
- a CDS encoding DUF4129 domain-containing protein, producing the protein MQRIFIRYLLVSLLFFIPVISNAQAVKPKTIVKELRIDSAKITPSKFDKDSISSYKEQKEFQYDEIGQQQLSWWDKFWMWFWNLIGSLIQGATSNLISRYIFIGLGIALILYIVFKIIGAENIFSKKSKETILPYDVITENIHEIDYEQELQRLVAERKFRLAVRLLYLRALKKLSDAEIINWQPDKTNYNYLMEITKPELRNDFSKLTLQFDYIWYGDFPIDEVKFEPINQSFNQFNNQIK; encoded by the coding sequence ATGCAACGTATTTTTATCCGATATCTTCTCGTTTCCCTTTTGTTTTTTATTCCGGTAATCAGCAATGCGCAAGCTGTTAAACCGAAAACTATTGTTAAGGAACTCAGGATTGATAGTGCTAAAATTACCCCATCAAAATTTGATAAGGATTCAATTAGCAGTTATAAAGAGCAAAAAGAATTCCAATATGATGAAATTGGCCAGCAGCAGCTTTCCTGGTGGGATAAATTCTGGATGTGGTTTTGGAATCTAATTGGGTCATTGATTCAAGGGGCAACCTCTAACTTAATTTCGAGGTATATTTTTATCGGGCTAGGTATAGCGCTTATCCTTTATATCGTGTTCAAAATCATCGGAGCTGAAAATATATTCAGCAAAAAATCAAAAGAAACCATTCTTCCTTATGATGTAATTACCGAAAACATTCATGAGATCGATTATGAACAGGAACTGCAAAGATTGGTTGCCGAAAGGAAATTCCGTTTGGCAGTTAGGCTTTTGTATTTGAGGGCGCTAAAAAAATTAAGTGATGCCGAAATCATCAATTGGCAACCCGATAAAACCAACTACAATTATTTAATGGAAATCACTAAACCCGAACTCAGAAATGATTTCAGTAAACTTACCCTACAGTTCGATTACATCTGGTACGGCGATTTCCCTATCGATGAGGTGAAATTTGAACCCATTAACCAATCGTTTAACCAGTTTAACAACCAGATTAAATGA
- a CDS encoding SGNH/GDSL hydrolase family protein: MKILLSAILFSFLTSGCTKQAPMINEPAINQAANASSETGNFTYLALGDSYTIGEAVKQTESFPYQLQSLLKNQNINVANPKIIATTGWTTDELQAAIKKENLTGSYSFVTLLIGVNNQYRGYPISTYKKEFAELLQTAINYAGGNKSRVFVVSIPDWGVTPFGKNSGRNVQTIASEIDNFNAANQEITLAAGINYTNITPASRNATTDISLIADDGLHPSAKMYGQWAGALLTKVAPMLK, encoded by the coding sequence ATGAAGATTTTATTAAGCGCCATTTTATTTTCTTTCTTAACTTCGGGCTGTACAAAACAAGCACCCATGATTAACGAGCCAGCAATCAATCAAGCCGCAAATGCATCAAGCGAAACAGGAAATTTCACTTATTTAGCCCTTGGCGATTCTTATACGATTGGTGAAGCTGTTAAACAAACAGAATCTTTTCCTTATCAACTTCAAAGCCTATTAAAGAATCAAAACATCAACGTAGCCAATCCTAAAATTATTGCCACTACAGGCTGGACAACCGACGAACTACAAGCTGCCATTAAAAAGGAAAACTTAACCGGCAGCTATAGTTTTGTTACGCTTTTGATTGGCGTAAACAACCAGTATCGTGGTTATCCGATCAGCACATACAAAAAAGAGTTCGCAGAATTGTTACAAACCGCAATTAATTATGCAGGTGGCAATAAAAGCAGGGTTTTTGTGGTTTCTATCCCCGATTGGGGTGTTACCCCTTTTGGTAAAAACTCAGGAAGAAACGTGCAAACCATAGCAAGCGAGATTGATAATTTTAACGCTGCAAACCAGGAAATAACGCTTGCAGCCGGCATAAATTATACGAATATTACTCCAGCCTCCAGAAATGCGACTACAGATATTTCATTAATTGCTGATGATGGCCTGCATCCAAGTGCCAAAATGTATGGCCAATGGGCCGGGGCCTTACTAACAAAAGTGGCCCCTATGTTGAAATAA
- a CDS encoding DUF2752 domain-containing protein: protein MKLLYILGSIVLLSIVIIYYKFNPEVYNFFPECPFHKYLHLDCPGCGSQRAIHALLHLNLQKAMGYNLLLVLSLPILVLHLFFKIYTYFTKRNLVLHFWYNPNTPKIIFVIVMIFWIARNLPYTPFKYLAA, encoded by the coding sequence ATGAAACTACTGTACATCTTAGGATCGATTGTATTGTTATCAATTGTGATAATTTACTATAAATTCAATCCTGAGGTGTACAATTTCTTTCCCGAGTGCCCCTTCCACAAATACCTGCATTTAGATTGTCCTGGCTGTGGTTCGCAAAGAGCTATACACGCCTTGCTTCATTTAAACCTTCAGAAAGCGATGGGATATAACCTGCTGCTTGTACTCAGTTTGCCAATCCTAGTTCTGCACCTATTCTTCAAAATATACACTTATTTCACCAAAAGAAACCTGGTATTGCATTTCTGGTATAATCCAAATACGCCCAAAATAATTTTTGTTATCGTAATGATATTCTGGATTGCGAGAAATTTGCCATATACCCCATTTAAATATCTTGCCGCTTAA
- a CDS encoding biopolymer transporter ExbD: MATLNESQSGKAVKGRTKKATPKVDLTAMVDLMFLLTTFFMLTTTLSQLNAADIAKPVNEHNPDPAPFPESRTMTIVLGKDNKAVSYMGTIEKANMKVIPMASLQKEIASNKLLVAATHQNNPSKYMIVIIKPGKTAKFQNFVDAVDEMKIADIKSYSIDDDHFDGKELSFMKVNGI; this comes from the coding sequence ATGGCAACTCTAAACGAATCTCAAAGCGGCAAGGCCGTAAAAGGAAGAACCAAAAAAGCAACACCAAAGGTAGATCTTACTGCGATGGTAGACCTGATGTTCTTATTAACTACTTTTTTTATGCTCACCACAACGTTGAGCCAATTAAATGCTGCAGATATTGCTAAGCCAGTTAATGAGCATAATCCTGATCCTGCTCCTTTTCCCGAATCACGCACCATGACCATTGTACTGGGTAAAGACAACAAGGCAGTTTCTTATATGGGGACTATTGAAAAGGCCAATATGAAAGTGATTCCTATGGCAAGTCTCCAAAAGGAAATTGCTTCGAATAAGCTATTGGTGGCAGCTACCCATCAAAACAATCCATCAAAGTATATGATTGTGATCATCAAACCGGGCAAAACGGCTAAGTTCCAGAATTTTGTTGATGCAGTTGATGAAATGAAAATTGCGGATATTAAATCTTATAGCATAGACGATGATCATTTCGACGGGAAAGAGTTATCGTTTATGAAAGTGAATGGCATATAA
- a CDS encoding DUF4350 domain-containing protein: MKGYKTYLIIGSILILLYLVAQYNKPTPTNWAPTYAIKDKIPYGTYILYHRIKDILPKATIHQSKSAIYNTLKAKKFNRTAYLIVAQKAEISKTDFSQLVKYMQAGNDAFIASYDLGKIEKTLKLQAVGAISAEGNTLNFTNPNLKTDANYGFDRGIGSQYYTKLDTNKATVLGVNGDGKPNFIRYSYGKGNLYLIAEPGFYTNFNLLDKYGAEYAAKTLSYLQGNTQIIFDEYFAGQENTTTDMLRVFFKHPELKFAYYLSIFSLIIFVFYDIKRRQRIIPIADPLTNSSLAFVHVVGSVYYHERNNLDIALKKINYFMEHLRSRYYLKTNDIDSKFAQLLMEKTGINEALAKTLTRYFIEIPQMGNLSDTQLINLNESIEQFYKITQSNGTRTV, from the coding sequence ATGAAAGGTTATAAAACATATCTGATTATTGGTTCAATCCTGATCCTCCTTTATTTAGTTGCCCAATACAACAAACCCACACCAACAAACTGGGCACCAACTTATGCCATAAAGGATAAAATACCTTACGGAACATACATCTTGTACCATCGGATCAAGGATATTTTACCAAAGGCAACGATCCATCAATCTAAAAGCGCCATTTACAATACTTTAAAGGCTAAAAAATTTAACAGAACAGCATATTTGATCGTTGCCCAAAAAGCAGAGATCAGCAAAACGGATTTCAGCCAGCTGGTTAAATACATGCAGGCTGGTAATGATGCCTTTATTGCCAGTTACGATCTTGGCAAGATAGAGAAGACCCTTAAATTGCAAGCGGTTGGCGCCATATCGGCCGAAGGCAACACACTGAATTTTACCAACCCAAACCTAAAAACTGACGCAAACTATGGTTTCGACAGGGGAATTGGCAGTCAATATTACACTAAACTTGACACCAATAAGGCGACTGTACTTGGTGTAAACGGGGATGGGAAACCTAACTTCATCCGCTACAGTTATGGGAAAGGCAATCTATACCTGATTGCGGAGCCAGGGTTTTATACCAATTTTAACCTATTGGATAAATATGGAGCCGAATACGCAGCCAAAACCCTGAGTTACCTGCAGGGAAATACCCAGATAATTTTTGATGAATATTTTGCCGGACAGGAAAATACCACAACTGATATGCTCAGGGTATTTTTCAAGCATCCCGAACTTAAATTTGCCTATTACCTGAGCATTTTCAGTTTGATTATTTTTGTTTTCTACGATATCAAACGCAGGCAAAGGATTATCCCCATTGCCGATCCGCTTACCAATTCGTCATTGGCCTTTGTTCATGTGGTTGGTAGTGTGTATTATCATGAGCGGAATAACCTCGATATCGCCTTAAAAAAAATCAACTACTTTATGGAACATCTGCGGAGCAGGTATTACCTTAAAACCAATGATATCGACAGCAAATTTGCCCAGTTGTTAATGGAAAAAACAGGGATTAACGAAGCCCTTGCCAAAACGTTAACCAGATATTTTATCGAAATACCTCAAATGGGTAACCTGAGCGATACACAATTGATCAATTTAAACGAAAGCATAGAACAGTTTTATAAAATTACGCAAAGCAATGGAACAAGAACAGTTTAA
- the lipB gene encoding lipoyl(octanoyl) transferase LipB — protein sequence MNETVEKAIATDLKPTIFADWGLTDYQEAWDKQEDLLNKTVAIKTENRINNTNKPTPNHLIFCEHPHVYTLGKSGHPENLLLDEEGLKDKKATYYKINRGGDITYHGPGQLVGYPILDLDNFFTDIHLYLRTLEEAVILTLKDYGIEAGRYPGFTGVWLDADNEKARKICAMGVRCSRWVTMHGFAFNVNVDLDYFKNIVPCGIDDKAVTSLAKELGYQLDMEEVKGKLKNHIAGLFKMQLI from the coding sequence ATGAACGAGACAGTGGAAAAAGCAATTGCAACAGACTTAAAACCAACTATTTTTGCAGACTGGGGCTTAACAGACTACCAGGAAGCCTGGGATAAACAGGAAGATTTGTTAAATAAAACGGTAGCCATTAAAACAGAAAACCGTATAAATAACACGAATAAGCCTACTCCGAACCATCTCATATTTTGCGAGCATCCGCATGTTTATACTCTAGGTAAAAGCGGGCATCCCGAAAATTTATTATTGGATGAGGAGGGATTAAAAGATAAAAAAGCAACCTACTATAAAATAAACCGGGGTGGTGATATTACTTACCATGGCCCGGGGCAGCTGGTAGGCTACCCTATTCTTGATCTTGATAACTTCTTTACTGATATCCATTTATATTTACGTACCCTGGAAGAGGCCGTTATCCTTACTTTAAAAGATTATGGGATAGAAGCGGGACGTTACCCTGGCTTTACCGGGGTTTGGTTAGATGCTGATAATGAAAAGGCTCGTAAAATATGCGCTATGGGCGTGCGCTGCAGTCGCTGGGTTACTATGCATGGTTTTGCCTTTAATGTAAACGTAGATTTAGATTACTTTAAAAACATTGTGCCATGTGGTATTGATGATAAAGCTGTCACCTCTTTAGCAAAAGAATTGGGTTATCAGTTAGATATGGAGGAAGTAAAAGGTAAACTGAAGAACCACATTGCCGGACTCTTTAAAATGCAACTGATTTAA
- a CDS encoding CD225/dispanin family protein, translating to MEDQKPQEQAPFGQPPFGQQPFGNPIPKNWLVESILVTLFCCLPFGIAGIVNAANVNSKYAAGDYAGAQAASAAAGKWTKIGFFVGIGVYVLYILFFVVLGFGGAMMSNYR from the coding sequence ATGGAAGATCAAAAACCTCAAGAACAAGCACCTTTCGGGCAACCGCCTTTTGGACAACAACCATTCGGAAATCCTATCCCAAAAAACTGGCTTGTAGAATCAATCCTTGTTACCTTATTCTGCTGCTTACCATTCGGAATAGCTGGTATTGTAAATGCTGCAAATGTAAATAGCAAATATGCTGCTGGCGATTATGCCGGAGCTCAGGCTGCATCTGCTGCTGCCGGAAAATGGACAAAAATCGGCTTTTTTGTTGGAATCGGTGTTTATGTTTTATACATATTATTCTTTGTAGTGCTTGGTTTTGGCGGTGCCATGATGAGTAATTATAGATAA